A single window of Martelella sp. NC20 DNA harbors:
- a CDS encoding PAAR-like domain-containing protein — protein sequence MSRSAARNTGETNSIVCLSPCVCLTPRGPKMVPVPYMIVSKLEWSTKTISNTGFGGNQAFTMASRTEKVTGNEPGTGGGVSSGVNVGWCRPQSNKSSFLVEGHQVLQDNCVCEMNCAGPDGPSNTLGKLNYDDA from the coding sequence ATGAGCCGCAGTGCAGCCCGCAATACCGGCGAGACCAACAGCATCGTCTGCCTTTCGCCCTGCGTCTGCCTGACGCCGCGCGGCCCGAAAATGGTGCCGGTGCCCTATATGATCGTCTCGAAACTGGAATGGAGCACGAAGACGATCTCCAATACCGGCTTCGGCGGCAATCAGGCGTTCACCATGGCAAGCCGCACGGAGAAAGTCACCGGCAACGAGCCGGGCACCGGCGGTGGGGTTTCATCCGGCGTCAATGTCGGCTGGTGCCGGCCGCAATCCAACAAGTCGAGCTTTCTGGTCGAGGGCCATCAGGTGCTTCAGGACAACTGCGTCTGCGAAATGAACTGCGCCGGCCCCGACGGGCCATCGAACACGCTCGGCAAGCTGAATTATGATGATGCTTGA
- a CDS encoding DUF2169 family type VI secretion system accessory protein, producing MIPQISLPFPCLFFRHWYLDGSEMGVLVVRAVFDIREGRRAVLPKEQPEMVLSDIFSGEANLSSLKQESEIAPFKPKTDLTFSAIARSPEEKSLESWPVRVDIARPGADGGMPEVIGSHGFHVFGERLMEPEATKGGKRWRLSSVAPVKEVPLTYEHAYGGTVKIDEESEDTHVFNPVGRGMVSDYLLEAGEALPAPQIGLVGEFAAWVPGTEMTVCGIAPLTKSWQPRLALAGTFDDAWLRERHPRMPADYGYGFWNAAPQALQFRPFLTGMEQITVHGMRHDPAPYRFCLPEGGLKAVVRYANADDRTLVLRLDTVHCDIADPDPEKHVMTLVWRQAIENPDDVTAIEILPHALRKETS from the coding sequence ATGATCCCCCAAATCTCGCTTCCGTTTCCGTGCCTGTTTTTCCGCCATTGGTATCTCGATGGCAGTGAGATGGGCGTGCTGGTGGTGCGGGCGGTGTTCGATATCCGTGAGGGGAGACGGGCCGTGCTGCCGAAAGAACAGCCGGAGATGGTGCTGAGCGATATTTTTTCCGGCGAGGCGAACCTTTCTTCTCTCAAACAGGAAAGCGAAATCGCGCCGTTCAAGCCGAAAACCGATCTGACATTTTCTGCCATTGCCCGTTCGCCGGAGGAAAAGTCGCTGGAAAGCTGGCCGGTTCGGGTCGATATCGCGCGACCAGGGGCTGATGGCGGAATGCCGGAGGTGATCGGCAGTCACGGGTTTCATGTCTTCGGGGAACGGCTGATGGAGCCGGAGGCGACGAAGGGCGGAAAGCGCTGGCGGCTATCCTCCGTCGCGCCGGTGAAGGAGGTGCCGCTCACCTATGAGCATGCCTATGGCGGCACGGTGAAGATCGATGAGGAGAGCGAGGACACCCATGTGTTCAACCCGGTCGGGCGCGGCATGGTCAGCGATTATCTGCTGGAGGCTGGCGAGGCGCTGCCCGCGCCGCAGATCGGCCTTGTTGGCGAGTTTGCCGCCTGGGTTCCGGGCACGGAGATGACGGTCTGTGGGATCGCGCCGCTGACGAAATCCTGGCAACCGCGTCTTGCGCTCGCCGGCACCTTCGATGATGCTTGGCTCAGGGAACGCCATCCGCGCATGCCGGCCGATTATGGCTACGGCTTCTGGAATGCAGCGCCGCAAGCCTTGCAGTTCAGGCCGTTCCTCACCGGCATGGAGCAGATCACCGTCCACGGCATGCGCCACGACCCGGCGCCCTATCGGTTCTGCCTTCCCGAGGGCGGGCTGAAGGCCGTTGTGCGCTATGCCAATGCCGACGACCGGACCCTCGTTCTACGGCTCGATACCGTTCATTGCGATATCGCCGATCCGGACCCGGAAAAGCACGTCATGACACTCGTCTGGCGGCAGGCGATCGAAAATCCCGACGATGTGACAGCAATCGAAATTCTGCCGCATGCCCTGAGAAAGGAGACATCATGA